A window of Nocardia arthritidis genomic DNA:
CGACGAGTACTCTCCCGCGTTGAGTTGCTTGATCGTCGGACTCGCCAAGGCGCTGCCGCTCGGCGAGGAGGTCTTCGGCGGTCTGCAGGAGGGGGTCGCGTTGAATACCAACTTCATGTACGGCGCGAAGGCGTATAAGTACCCGGACGATCTGCCGAAGGTGAACGCCACCGGCGGACCGCACTGCGAGGGTCTGGTGGACCGGGTGCCCGGCAGCCGGTCCAACTACGTCGTCACCGACACCAACGAGGGCAAGCCGTACGTGCCGTCGACGAAGATGGACTTCAGCGGTGCGCGGGTGCTGCAGCTGCTGTACGCCGGTCTGCCGGGGGTGCCGCCGCTGTGAAGAACACCGCGACAACCGTGAAACTGGTCATCTTCACGCTGGTGATGGCGCTCGTATTCGCCGGGCTGGTCGTCGTATTCAGCCAGATGCGATTCGCCAGGGAGACCGGCTATCACGCGGTGTTCACCAGTTCGTCCGGGATGCTGCCGGGCGCGAAGGTGCGCATCGCCGGCGTTCCGGTCGGGTCGGTCACCTCGGTGAAGGTCGGCAAGGACTACCTCGCGCACGTCGACTTCGATGTGGACAGCAAGTACCCGCTGTTCACCAGCACACGCGCCACCATCCGCTACGAAAACCTGGTCGGCGACCGCTATTTGGAGCTGTTGGACGGGCCGGGCGATGCGAAGCCGCTGCGCTCGGGCGGCACCATCGACAAGGAGCAGACCGCGCCCGCCCTCGACCTGGATATGCTGCTCGGCGGATTCAAACCGCTACTGCGCGGCCTGGATCCGGGCCAGGTGAACGATCTGACCAACGCGCTGCTGCAGATCTTCCAGGGGCAGGGCGGCACGCTGGTCTCGCTGCTCAACAGCGGCGGATCGTTCACCAAGACGCTGGCCGAGCGGGACGCGCTGATCGGCAGCGTGATCAACAATCTCAACGCCGTGCTGCAGACCATCGACCAGCGCGGTGATCAGTTCGCCAGCACCATCAGCGAATTGCAAAGGCTGGTCAGCGGTTTGGCGGCGGACCGGGATCCGATCGGCGATGCCATACCGCGGATCGCGGGCGCCACCGGCGATCTCACCGATCTGCTCGCCCAGGCCCGGCCCGACCTGAAGGGCACGATCGAGCAAACCGGGCGGCTGGCAACGAATCTCGACAACGGCCAGGACACCATCCAGTGGGTGCTCGACCGGCTGCCGGAGACATACAAGAAACTGATCCGCATCGGCTCATACGGCTCGTTCCTGCAGCTCTACGTCTGCCAGACGAACTTCGTCATCGATGGTCCGGACGGGCAGCCACTGCATATCAACATGCCGGGCAAGCAGGCCGGCGGAAGGTGTGCGCCGACCCAATGAACGAGCAGCGATCCCCCCTCATCACCCTCGGCATCGTCGGCGTGGTCGTCGCGGTGGCGGTGGCGCTTTCGGCACTCCAGTTCGACCGGCTGCCGTTCATCCGGTCCGGCGCGACCTTCACCGCGTACTTCGCCGACGCGGGCGGCCTCACGACCGGCGACCCGGTGCAGGTGGCCGGGGTGAGGTCGGGCCGGGTGGAGCAGGTGCGCCTCGACGGCGACAAGGTGCTGGTGCGCTTCAGCCTCGACGAGTCGATCGTGCTGGGGCGCAAGACTTCCGCGGCGATCAAGACCAATACGGTGCTCGGCCGCAAATCGCTCGACCTGATCCCGGCCGGATCCGGTGCGCTGCGCCGCGACGACACGATTCCGTTGGACCGCACCACCTCTCCGTACTCGCTGAACTCGGCGCTGGAGGATCTGGCGAGCACGGTGCACGGGCTCGATATGGATCGGGTGGACAAGACACTCGACGCGCTTTCGACCGCCTTCGCCGAAACACCCGCGCCGCTGCGTTCGGCACTGGACGGCGTTACGGCCCTGTCGCGCAGCCTGAATGCCCGCGACAAGGCGCTGAGCGAGCTGCTGACCCGGGCGCAGGGCGTCACCAAGATCCTGGCCGACCGGGCCAACCAGATCAACGCGCTGCTGCTCGACGGCAACGATCTGCTCGGCGAGTTGGACCGGCGGCGCAGCGCGCTCAGCCAGCTCATCGTCGCCGTCAACGGGGTGGCACAGCAGCTGTCCGGGCTGGTCGCCGATAACGAGGCGCAGCTGAAACCCGCGTTCGAGAAGCTGAATTCGGTGCTGGACCTCCTGCAGCGCAACCGCAAGAACATCTCCGACGCGCTGGACGGCCTCGGCCCGTTCGCGGCGGCGCTCGGCGAACAGGTCGGCAGCGGGCCGTACTTCCAGGCCTACGTCGTGAACGCCAGCAGTGTGACGCTGCGGCCGCTGGTCGACGCGATGGTCTGGCCGCAGCGGGTGCCGGAGGATCTGCGCGAGTACCTGTTGGATCCGCAGCCGCCGTCGATCGCACCCGTGCCACAGGAGCCGCCTCGATGAATACCAGCGATCCGACACCGACCGACGGCGGGGTTGTCTCGAAAGTCGAACGGCGACTGCCGAATTGGGCGCGTCGTCTGCCGCGCTGGGTATTGATCCTCGCGGGCGTGCTCGTCATCGCGCTGGTGGTGACGGTGGCCTGGGGCGGTATAACCAATATCGGAAAGTCGAAGATCACGGCGTATTTCCAGAGCACCACCGGCCTGTATCCGGGTGACGACGTCCGGGTGCTCGGGGTGAAGGTCGGCCGGATCGATTCGATCGAACCGGGCAGCGACAAGGTGCGGGTGGAGCTGACGATCGATCGCGGGATCAGCCTGCCCGCCGACGCCAAGGCCGTAATCATCGCGCCCTCACTGGTTTCCGCGCGGTTCATCCAACTCGCGCCCGCATACACCGGCGGGCCGAAGCTGCGCGACGGTGGCGAGATCGGCATCGAGCGCACGGCGGTGCCGGTGGAGTGGGACGATATCAAGGCCGAATTGTCCAAGCTGGCAACCACATTGGGGCCGGTGGGGGAGGACAAGGAGGGCTCGTTCGGCCGGTTCGTGAATACCGCGGCCAGTAACCTCGACGGCAACGGCGACAAGTTCCGCCAGACGCTGCACGAGCTTTCGGCCACCCTGAATACGCTCTCGGACGGGCGGACCGATCTCTTCGGGACGATTCGCAATCTGCAGAAGTTCGTCGACGTGCTGTCCGCGAGCAATGAGCAGATCGTGCAGTTCGGCGGCCGATTGGCGTCGGTGGCCTCGGTGCTGAACGGGGTGTCGACGGATCTCGGTGCGGGACTGGACAATCTGGATTCCGCGGTGGCCGATGTCAAGCGGTTCCTCGACACCAGCGGGCCGACGCTCACCGACAGCGTGCGCAAACTGGCCGACGCCACCCAGATCATCGTGGACAAGCGGCCCGAGCTGGAGCGCGTACTGCATTCCGGGCCAACGGCTCTGGTGAACTTCTACCAGCTCTACAAGCCCGCGCAGGGCACGCTGACCGGCGCCGTCGCGCTCGGGAACTTCGCGAATCCGGTGAGCTTCCTCTGCGGTTCGGTGGAGGCGATCGAGGCGAACGAATCGGATAAGAGCGCGCAACTGTGCGCGCAGTACCTGGCGCCGATCCTCAATTCGGTGGCGGTGAACTATCCACCGCTGCTGCTGAATACGGCGAGCGGCGTGCAGGCCTTTCCGAATCAGCTGGTCTACAGCCCGCCGAGCCTGGCGGACCGGGCGAAGCCGGACCCGCAGCCCGCGCCGCCCCCGATCACCGTGCCGGACGGCCTTGCCGGACTCGCCCTTCCGGGGCTGCCGGGAGGTGGGCGATGAGAACGTTCGCCACGGTGGCGCTGGGACTCGCTGTCGCGCTCGGCATTTCGGGCTGCGAGTGGGACGGGCTGAACTCGCTGCCGATGCCCGGTGTGCAGGGCACCGGCGCCGACGCCTATCGTGTGCGCATTCAGATGCCGAATGTCACGACGCTGACCAGGAATTCGCCGGTGCGGGTGAACGATGTGACGGTCGGGACGGTGTCGAAGATCGAGGTGGAGGGCTGGCACGCGCTGGTCACCGTCTCGCTCGATCACGATGTGCACCTGCCCGCCAACGCGACCGCCAAGATCGGCCAGACCAGCCTGCTCGGCAGCAATCACCTGGAGCTCGCACCGCCGACGGACACCGCGCCGGTGGGCGAACTGCGCGACGGTGATCTGATCCCCCTCGACCGGGCGGGCGACTACCCGACCACCGAGCAGGTGCTGTCCTCGCTGTCGGTGGTGCTCAACGGTGGCGGTATTTCGCAACTGGAAACCATTACCCGCGAACTGAATTCGGCGTTGTCCGGCCACGAGACCCAGATCCGCGACCTGATTCCGCGGCTGAACGAGCTGACGACGACGCTGGACAAACAGACCGGCGACATCATCAACGCGATGAGCGGGCTGGACCGGCTCACCGGTCAGATCGCACAGCAGCGCGATGTGGTAGCCAAGGCGATCGAGCAGATCCATCCGGCGCTCACCGTGCTCGCCGACCGGCGGGAGAACATCACCAGGGCGCTCACCGCGCTCGGCGCGCTGAGCGATGTCACCCAGCGGATCATCGACACCAGCGGTGGCGATCTGAAGGCGAACCTGAAAAGCCTCGCGCCCGTGCTGCAAACACTCGCCGACACCAACAACAACCTGATCGAGGCGTTGAAGATCGCGTTGACCTTCCCGTTCCCGATGAAGAATCTGGATCACGCGATCAAGGGCGACTACCTCAACCTGTTCATGACCGTCGATATGACAGGTAAACGGCTGGACAGCAACTGGCTCACCGGAAGCCCGCTCGGCGGCCGGTTCGGTGGTGTGGAGGGCGCTTTGGGCGCCTTCGCGCCGAGTACCGCGGCACAGGGCGGCAATCCGGCGACCGGACCGCTGCAGCCGCCGGGCACGCCCGCGCCGCCGACCCCGACGATCCCCGGGCTGCCGCCGATTCCCGGTCTGCCCGCGATACCGGGGCTGACCGTGCCGCTGCCGGAAAGTGGTGCGCAACAAGGGGGGCCGGGCCGGTGAAACTCACCAAATTCGTCCGCGTCCAGCTGACGATCTTCGCTGTGCTCACGGTGATCGGCCTGGTCGTCATGGGCGGTACCTATGTGCAACTGCCCGCGATGTTCGGCATCGGGCGCTACGCGGTCACGGTGAAGCTCGCCGCGACCGGTGGCCTGTACCCGCATGCGAACGTGGCCTACCGGGGCACGAATGTCGGTGTGGTGCAAGACGTTGTGCTCACCCCGTCCGGTGTCGACGCGAAGTTGTCCATCGGTAGCGACTACAAGATTCCGTCCGATGTCGACGCCTATGTGCGCAGCGTCTCCGCGGTGGGTGAGCAGTACGTCGATCTGGTGCCCGCGCCGAATCACAAGGGCGGCAACCTGTCCGACGGCTCGGTCATCCCGGTGGATCGCACGAAGCTCCCGCAGGATGTCGGCGCGCTGCTCGATCAGGCCGATCGGATGCTGTCCGCCGTCGCCGACACCCGGCTGCGGCAGCTGATCGACGAGGCGTTCCGCGCGTTCAACGGGGCGGGTCCCGATCTGCAGCGTTTCATCGACTCGGCATCGCTGCTGGTGCAGGAGGCGAAGAACAATACCGAACCGACCAAGAAGCTGATCGACGAGATCGGCCCGGTGCTGGACACGCAGACCCGCTCCGATTCGGCGATCCGTTCCTGGACAAAGGATTTGGCGGCGGTCACCGATCAACTGCGGGCACACGATCCGTCGCTGCGCGGGATCCTGCGGCAGGGTCCGTCCGCGGCGCAGCGGGTGACCCAGCAGTTCAACGAGCTGCAACCGACGCTGCCGCTGCTGCTTTCGAACCTGGTCAGCGTCGGGCAGGTCGGTGTGACGTATCACGCCGGGCTGGAACAGATCCTGGTGGTCTACCCGCCGCTGGTCGCGGCGCTGCTGACGGTGATCCGCGGGCCCATCGAATACGGTGCGCTGGTCGACTTCATGGCCACCTTCGAGGATCCGCCGCCGTGCACCACCGGCTTCCTGCCGCCGGATCAGCGCCGCTCGCCCGCCGACCTGTCCGAGGTGGACACCCCGCCCGGGCTGTACTGCAAGGTGCCGCAGAACGCGTCGGAGGCGGTGCGCGGCATCCGCAACACCCCGTGCATGGAATTTCCCGGACGTCGCGCCCCGACACCCGAGCTGTGCCGCACCGGTTATGTTCCGGAGGGCAACAACCCGCCGATCGGACCGCCGCAGCCGGTGACCCCGGAAGGGACCGTCGCGCCCGCGGCCGCGCATCCGTACGATCCGGCGACCGGGACATATATGGGCACCGATGGACGCACCTACCGACAGGGGGATATCGGACCGGACGGTTCCGGCACGATACCGTCGAGCTGGCAGGCGATGCTCGAAGAGCAGCAACGATGATCGAGCGCAGCGAGGTACGGGATGACTGAAACTCAGCGGGTGCGGCGGCGTGCGGTGCGCTCGGCCGGGCCGCCGGCCGAGGAGACCACGGCGCAGGTGGTCATCGAGAAGGCCGGGGCCGCAACGGCTGTCGCGGCGCACCCGGTGGATTCGGCGCGGGGCGAGCAGCCGCGTGACGCTGCGGCACCCACCACCGATTCCCCGAAATCCGGCCAGGTCGACCTCGCGAAACCGGGCGCGGATGCCGTCGAAAAGCCCGAGGATGCGCAGGGCGCGGCCCGGCGCTGGCAACCCTTCCGCCGCAAATCCGCCGTGCCGATCGAAGCGGTCGACAAGTCCGAGGACGCCGCAACGGGTTGGTCGCGCGCCGCGCACGTCGCCTTACTTGCCGCCTGCGCGGTGCTCACCCTGCTGCTCCTCACCGGGGCGGGCGTATCCGTCTACTTCACCCGGACCGAGGCCAAGGACGAGGCCCGCCGCGCCGAATACGTGCAGACCGCGCGCCAGGCGGTCATCAACCTGACCACCATCCACGCCGACTCCGCCAAACAGGATATCGATCGCATCCTGTCGGTGGCCTCCGGCGAATTCCGATCCGAATTCGACAAGCGGGTCGACCCGTTCGCGAGCATCGTGCAGCAGGCCAAGGTGGTCTCCAACGGCGAGGTCGTCGAGGCCGCGATCGAATCCGAGGACGATGATTCGGCGCGGGTCCTGGTCGCGGCGAAACAGACGCTGACCAATGCCGGTGACCCCGGCCCGCAGACCAGGAACTACCGGTTCCGGGTCACCGTCACCCGCACCGACGCCGGGTTGAAGGCATCGAAGGTGGAGTTCGTGGCATGACCGGTTTACGCGGCAGGATTCTGCTCATCACCATGGCGGTCGTCGCGGCCGCCGCACTGGCCGTCGGCGGGTTCAACGGCTATCGGATCTGGAACAACCACCAGACCGAGCAGGCCCGCAAGGATGCGGTGGCCGCGGCGGGCCGCACGGTCGCCGCGATGTTCACCTACGACTACAAGACCGTCGACACGGAATTACCCAAGGCCGCCGACAACCTTTCCGGCACTTTCCGTTCCGACTACACCAAGCTGATCCAGCAGGCGATCATCCCGGGCGCCAAGGAAAAACAGCTCACCGTGCAGGCCACCACCCAGGCCGGTGGCGTCGTCTCGGCCGGGCCCGACCACGCCGTCGTGCTGCTGTTCCTGAATCAGGTGACCACCAGCAAGGATTCACCGCAGGGCACCACCACCGGCAGCCGCGTCCGCGTCACCCTCGACAAGCGGGACAGCCGCTGGCTGGTCGCCCAGGTCACGCCGGTCTGAGCCCGGGTTCCGCGGCAGTCCGACGACGAAGACCGTGCCCTTACCCAATTCGCTGTACGCGGTGACGCTGCCGCCGTGCGCGTTCACCAACGCCTGCACGATCGAAAGGCCAAGTCCCGTACCGCCGCTCGCGCGGGTGCGGGAGGTGTCGGTGCGATAGAACCGTTCGAAGACTCGCTCGGCCTCGTCCGCGGGCAGGCCGGGCCCGGTGTCGGCGACCTCGAGCAGCACCTGCTCGGCGTGCGGGGTGAGGCGAACGGTGACCGACGCGTCCGGCGGGGTGTGCGTGAGGGCATTGGTGAGCAGGTTCACCAGCACCTGGCGCAGCCGGGCCTCGTCGCCGAGCACCTCCAAAGTGCCTTCGCCGGAACATATTTCGAGTTCGATCCGGCGTTTGGGCGAACCATTGGCCGAGGCCGCGGCGACGGCGCGGGCATTGTGCACCTCGTCGCTGGCCAGCGAGAGCAGATCCACCGGGCCCAGTTCCAGCGGGCGCTGCGCATCCATCCGGGCCAGCATTAGTAGATCCTCCACGAGCAGGCCCATCCTGCGTGCCTCGCGCTCGATGCGGTCCATGAACGTCGCCGGATCCTTCGCCGCCCCTTGCCGATACAGCTCGGCGAAGCCGCGGATCGTGGTCAGCGGGGTGCGCAGCTCATGGCTGGCGTCGGCGACGAAGCGGCGCATCTTCGCCTCGGATCGGCGGGCCGCCGTCTCCGACGCCTCGGTGGCGGCGAACGCCTGCTGAATCTGGGCGAGCATGCTGTTGAGCGATTGGGACAGCAGATCGACCTCGGTATTGTTGCCGCGCACCGGAACTCGGCGATGCAGATCGCCCGCGGCGATCGCGGCCGCGGTCTGCTCCACCTGATGCAGCGGGCGCAGACTGCGGCGGATCACGAAGTAGGCGATCACCGCGAGCAGCAGCAGCACCAGCGCGCCGACCACCAACTCGAGCCGGATCAGGTTGGCCACCGTCTCCGCGTTCTTGGTGAGCGGCAGCGCGACCGTCATCGTGCCGTCGGGCGTCGTGGCGTCCAGCACCCGCCACTTGATCGGCGATCCGTCGACCGAGCCGACGGTTATCGGATGTCCGACCGGATGATCCGGAAGATTGGGCCGCGCAGGGACATTGAACGCTTCCACACTGCCGACTCGCCCATCGGGCGCGACCAAGCGCACGTAGAACTGGCTCGACGTGCGGGCACGATCGTTGGGCAGCGCGGGCGGTGTCGGCAGCAATACCCGACGCCTGGGCGCCCACTCCCGCAGCCCTTCGTGCAGATCCTGATCGGTGCGATATTGCAGTGAGCGGTGCAGCTCCGAGGTGACCACTCCGCCCGAGATCAACAGTCCGAGCCCAGCGGTGAACACCAGGGTGATGACCAGGGTGATGCGCAGCGGAATCGCGGACAGCGCCTCGGATATCGACCGCCGGGCCGCCGCGACCCGCGCCGCGATCATTTCCCGGCCGACCGGCGATTCGGCGCCCGCATCACGTAACCGACGCCGCGCAGCGTGTGAATCAGCCGCTCCTCGCCGGTATCGACCTTCTTGCGCAGATAGGAGACATAGGTTTCGACAACACCGACCTCGCCGCCGAAGTCGTAGCGCCACACGTGATCCAGGATGCGCGGTTTGCTCAGCACCGTGCCCGCGTTCACCATGAAGTACCGCAGCAGCGTGAATTCGGTGGGCGACAACGGAACCGGCTCGCCCGCCTTCCACACCTCGTGGGTGTCGTCGTCCAATTCGATGTCCTCGAACCGGATCCGTGAGGTCTCCTTGGCCGGCGCGGTATGCCCCGCGCGCCTCAGGACCACGCGTAACCGCGCGACCACCTCCTCGAGGCTGAACGGCTTGGTGATGTAGTCGTCCGCGCCGAGGGTCAGGCCCGCGACCTTGTCCTGCACCTCGTCCCGCGCGGTCAGGAAGAGTACGGGCGCCTCGATGCCGTCCGCGCGCAGCCTGCGCAGCAGTCCGAAACCGTCCATACCGGGCATCATCACGTCGACGATCAGTGCCTGCGGGCGGAAGCTGCGCGCCTTGTCCAGCGCCTGCGCGCCGTCGGCCGCCGTTTCCACCTCGAAGCCCTGATAGCGCAGGCTCACCGCCAGGAGTTCGACGATCATCGGTTCATCGTCGACGACCAGTACCCGAGCCTCGGGGCCCTGATCCGATGGCGCACCATTCATGCGTTCAATCGTGCGCTATGGGACTGGGAGCCCGCTGGACCTTCCCTGGGTGATTCCTGTGAAGGACCTTTACGCGGGATAGACGTCGTCGTCGGTGAGCAGGGCGCTGCCCGCGACCTGGTCCTGGGCCAGCGCGTCCAGGAAGGCGCGGGCCCAGCGGTCGACATCGTGGGCGAGGACCTGGCGGCGCAGTGCGCGCATGCGGCGGCGCTTGGTGTCGCGATCGTCCTCGATGGCCGAGGAGATGGCGTCCTTGACGCTTTCCAGATCGTGCGGGTTGCACAGGTATGCCTGGCGCAATTCGGCTGCGGCGCCGGTGAATTCGCTCAACACCAGGGCGCCGTTCAGGCCGCTGTGGCAGGCGACGTACTCCTTGGCCACCAGGTTCATGCCGTCGCGCAGCGGCGTCACCAGCATGACGTCGGCGGCGACGAAGAAGGCGATGAGCTCGTCGCGGGGGATGGGCCGGTGCAGATAGTGCACGACCGGATAGCCGACCCGGGAGAACTCACCGTTGATCCGGCCGACCTGCCGTTCGATATCGCCGCGCATCTGGATATAGCTCTCGACGCGCTCCCGGCTCGGCGTCGCCAGCTGCACCATCACCGTCTCCGACGGATCGACCCGCTTCTCGATGAGCAGCTCCTCCAGCGCGGCCAGCCGGATATCGATGCCCTTGGTGTAGTCGAGACGGTCGACACCGAGCAGGATGGTCTTCGGATTGCCAAGTTCCGCACGGATTTTCGCGGCGCGCTCGCGCACCGAACGCCGCCGGGAATGCTCGTCCAGTTCGGCCGATGCGATCGAGATGGGGAATGCGCCCACCCGCACCGTGCGGAAACCGACCTGCACGACGCCCAGTTTGGACCGCACCCCGACGGTGCCGCGCGAGGTGGGCTGCCCGGCCAGCCTGCGGGCCAGGTAGAGGAAGTTCTGCGCGCCGCCCGGCAGATGGAAGCCGATGAGATCGGCGCCGAGCAGACCCTCGACGATCTCGGTCCGCCACGGCATCTGCATGAACAGCTCGACCGGGGGGAACGGGATGTGCAGGAAGAAGCCGATGGTCAGATCGGGCCGCAGCATCCGCAGCATCTTCGGCACCAGCTGCAGCTGATAGTCCTGCACCCAGACGGTGGCGCCCTCGGCCGCCACCTTCGCCGCGGCCTCGGCGAAGCGCCGGTTCACCGTGACGTAGGCGGTCCACCAGGAACGTTCGTAGATCGGGCGGACGATCACGTCGTGGTAGAGCGGCCACAGCGTGCCGTTGGAGAAACCCTCGTAGTAGTCGGCGACCTCGTCGGCGGACAGCGGGACCGGATGCAGCTCCAAGCCGTCCTCGATGATCGGATCCACATCGACGTCGGGGACGCCCGCCCAGCCGACCCAGGCGCCCTTGTTGCTGCGCAGCACGGGCTCCAGCGCGGTGACCAGACCGCCGGGGCTGCGTTTCCAACGGGCGGTGCCGTCGGGCAGGCGCTCCAGATCGACGGGTAGGCGATTCGCCACGACGACGAAACCCGAACCGGCGCCGCTACTCTCGACGGTTCGGGATAGTTCGCCCTGATCGGTCTGCGGTTCGGACAGGGTCTGCTCGGAATCTTTCGACGGCTGCTCGGTCATCTGGTCCACTCACGCATCCTTTGCGCGTCGGTTGGTTCCGGCTGTATTCGATTGGCGGCCTTCCCGGACCCATCGCGTTCACACCGCCTGCGGGCCCGCCCCTCATACCGCGTACTCGATTGGTGCCGACGGCGCCGTTGCCTTCGACCGGGGAGGCAGAGGGGCTATTCGACCCGCGAGTTGGGTCCGATGCCGAGCATCGACAGCAGCATCCGGCATTCGTCGGCGTCCTCGGCGTAGGCCGCGACGACGCGCTGCGCCTGGCGTGCGGTTTCGTCGGCCAGCGGTTCCAGATCGTCGTCCGCGATGTCGTTCGCGCTGCTCTTCGCGGCCATCTCGTGTCCTCCCGGTTAAATACGCTCGTGCGTGCGAATAGTCAATGGTATCTGGCGTGCGACCGGGTGTGCCGCACCCACTTCCCGGTTACCCATCGGCGCAAGGGTGCGATGCGTCGCCGCGGCCGCCCCTATACCGTGGTGCCAGATTCAACTCCACGAAAGGGTCGAAAGTATGCCGCTGGCCACGGTGAACGGAATCGCACTCAACTACCAGGTCAAAGGTGACCGGGCGAAGGGCACCGATGTCAAGGGCGGCGGCCCGCTTGTGGTCATGATCATGGGGACCGGCAGCCCTGGCCGGGTCTGGGAACTGCACCAGGTGCCCGCCCTGGTCGCCGCGGGTTACCGGGTTTGCACCTTCGACAACCGCGGCATCGCACCGTCCTATGAGGCGCCCGACGGCATGACCGTCGACGATTTGGCGGCCGACACCGCCGCGCTCATCGAAATGCTCGGCGAGGGTCCGGCGCTGGTGGTCGGCCAATCGATGGGTTCGCGGGTGGCGCAGGAGCTGGCGCTGGCCCGGCCCGATCTGGTGCGCAAGGCCGTGTTCATGGCCGGGCACGGCAGGCTCGACCAGTTCCAGCAGGTGCTCTCGCTCGGCGAACACGACCTCGACGCCAGCGGCATCAAGTTGCCGCCCAAGTACGAGGCCGCCGTCACCGCGGTGATGAACCTCTCGCCCGCGACCATGGCCGATTCGAATGCCGCCCGCGACTGGCTGGACCTGTTCGAATTCACCGGCGGACCGGTCACCCCCGGCATCCGCGCCCAGCGCAGGATGGATCACGACTTCAACCGGTTGCAGGCATACCGCGGCATCAAGGTGCCATGTCTGGCAATAGGTTTCGCCGACGACCGGATGATCCCCCCTTATCTGTCCAGGGAGGTTGCC
This region includes:
- a CDS encoding alpha,alpha-trehalose-phosphate synthase (UDP-forming), which encodes MTEQPSKDSEQTLSEPQTDQGELSRTVESSGAGSGFVVVANRLPVDLERLPDGTARWKRSPGGLVTALEPVLRSNKGAWVGWAGVPDVDVDPIIEDGLELHPVPLSADEVADYYEGFSNGTLWPLYHDVIVRPIYERSWWTAYVTVNRRFAEAAAKVAAEGATVWVQDYQLQLVPKMLRMLRPDLTIGFFLHIPFPPVELFMQMPWRTEIVEGLLGADLIGFHLPGGAQNFLYLARRLAGQPTSRGTVGVRSKLGVVQVGFRTVRVGAFPISIASAELDEHSRRRSVRERAAKIRAELGNPKTILLGVDRLDYTKGIDIRLAALEELLIEKRVDPSETVMVQLATPSRERVESYIQMRGDIERQVGRINGEFSRVGYPVVHYLHRPIPRDELIAFFVAADVMLVTPLRDGMNLVAKEYVACHSGLNGALVLSEFTGAAAELRQAYLCNPHDLESVKDAISSAIEDDRDTKRRRMRALRRQVLAHDVDRWARAFLDALAQDQVAGSALLTDDDVYPA
- a CDS encoding alpha/beta fold hydrolase, with product MPLATVNGIALNYQVKGDRAKGTDVKGGGPLVVMIMGTGSPGRVWELHQVPALVAAGYRVCTFDNRGIAPSYEAPDGMTVDDLAADTAALIEMLGEGPALVVGQSMGSRVAQELALARPDLVRKAVFMAGHGRLDQFQQVLSLGEHDLDASGIKLPPKYEAAVTAVMNLSPATMADSNAARDWLDLFEFTGGPVTPGIRAQRRMDHDFNRLQAYRGIKVPCLAIGFADDRMIPPYLSREVAEAIPGARYLEVPDAGHFGYLERPEAVNKILLDFFAE